Sequence from the Micrococcales bacterium genome:
CGAGGCTCTGATCGAACGCATTCCGGGACCTGATTTCCCCACCGGTGCGCTGATCCTGGGCACCAAAGGGATCAAGGATGCCTACCGCACCGGTCGCGGTTCGATCGTGATGCGGGCTGTGGTTGAAGTTGAGGAAATCGACGGCCGTAACGCCTTAGTGGTGACCGAATTGCCGTACCAGGTCAACCCTGATCGCCTGGCCAGTCGGGTTGGCGAATTGGTCAAAGACGGCCGGATCCAGGGCATCGCTGATTTGCGGGACGAAACCTCAGGGCGAACCGGCCAACGGCTGGTCATGCTGCTCAAACGCGACGCCGTGCCGAAGGTTGTGCTGAACAACCTCTACAAGCAGACCCAATTGCAGGAAACCTTTGGCGCCAACATGCTGGCCCTGGTCGACGGGGTGCCACGGGCCAGGACGATCGATTCGTTTATTCGCCACTGGACCAGCCACCAGCTTGAAGTAGTAGTGCGCCGGACCCAGTTCCTGCTGCGGGAAGCCGAAGCCAGGGCCCATATCCTGCGCGGCTATCTCAAAGCCCTTGACCGTCTTGACGATGTAATTGCGCTGATAAGGGCCTCTGCCACAGTTGATGTGGCGCGTCAGGGGTTGATCGAACTACTCGAGATTGACGAAATCCAGGCCAACGCGATTCTGGAAATGCAGCTAAGGCGCCTGGCCGCGCTGGAACGCCAGAAGATCCTGGACGAACACGCCGCCATCGAAGCTCGGATAGCCGACTACAACGAAATTCTGGCTAGCCAGGACCGCCAGCGGCAGATCGTCGGTTCGGAGCTGGCCAATGTAGTCGAAAAGTTTGGTGATGACCGGCGCACCCGGATTTTGCCATTTGAAGGTGAGGTTACCGACGAGGACTTGATCCCCGAAGAAGATGTCGTGGTAACCATCACTCGGGGTGGCTACGCCAAACGCACCCGGGTTGACCAATACCGGTCTCAACGGCGCGGCGGCAAAGGCGTCAAAGGTGCGCAATTGCGTGAAGACGACATTGTCGAGCATTTCTTTGTCACCACCACCCACCAGTGGCTGTTGTTTTTCACAAACTTTGGCCGGGTCTACCGGACTAAGGGCTACGAACTACCAGAGGGTTCACGCGACGCCAAGGGCCAGCATGTCGCCAATATGCTGGCCTTCCAACCTAATGAGCGTATCGCCCAAGTCCTGGCGCTGCGGGACTACGAACAGGCCGACTACCTGGTCTTGGCCACTAAACGCGGCTTGGTCAAGAAAACCAGGCTGCAAGACTACGACTCACCGAGATCCGGCGGAATCATCGCTATCAACTTGCGCGAGGACAAGACTGGCGTCAGCGACGAGGTCGTCGCCGCCCGGCTAATTGACGCCAGTGATGATTTGATCCTGGTTTCGCGTAAAGGCCAGTCGGTTAGATTCACGGCCTGGGATGAGTCGCTGCGCCCAATGGGCCGCGCCACCTCCGGTGTCACCGGCATGAAGTTCCGTGGCAGTGACGAGTTGCTGGCCATGGACGTGGTGACAGAAGGATCGGATGTGTTCGTGGTGACGGAAGGCGGTTACGCCAAACGCACCCCGGTTGACCAGTACCGGTTGCAGGGCCGCGGTGGCCTTGGCGTCAAGGTGGCCAAATTGGCGGCCGAGCGCGGCGACCTGGTCGGGGCCTTGATCACCGGGGTCGGCGATGAGGTCATGGTGATCATGGAAGCCGGAAAAGTGGTTCGCTCCAGGGTCGACGAGGTACCAGCCAAAGGTCGCGACACCATGGGTGTGGTCTTCGCCAAACCTGACCCGGGCGATCGCATCATTGGCTTGGCTCGTAACGCCGAAGGCACCACTAGCGACGATGACGAGGGCGAGGATGGTGGCCAAGACAGCGTCGTTGAGGCTGTTCAGTCAGGTACCGTTGGGGGAATGATCTCCCAGAGCGACAACGGAGGTGTCGGATGAGT
This genomic interval carries:
- the gyrA gene encoding DNA gyrase subunit A, which encodes MRRSYLDYAMSVIVGRALPDIRDGLKPVHRRVIYAMYDGGYRPDRGYSKCTRVVGEVMGQYHPHGDSAIYDTLVRLAQPWSLRNPLVDGQGNFGSPGDDAPAAPRYTECRMAPLALEMVRDIERDTVDFEDNYDGRTKEPVVMPARFPNLLVNGSAGIAVGMATNVPPHNLREVAAGIQWHLANPQASYEDLREALIERIPGPDFPTGALILGTKGIKDAYRTGRGSIVMRAVVEVEEIDGRNALVVTELPYQVNPDRLASRVGELVKDGRIQGIADLRDETSGRTGQRLVMLLKRDAVPKVVLNNLYKQTQLQETFGANMLALVDGVPRARTIDSFIRHWTSHQLEVVVRRTQFLLREAEARAHILRGYLKALDRLDDVIALIRASATVDVARQGLIELLEIDEIQANAILEMQLRRLAALERQKILDEHAAIEARIADYNEILASQDRQRQIVGSELANVVEKFGDDRRTRILPFEGEVTDEDLIPEEDVVVTITRGGYAKRTRVDQYRSQRRGGKGVKGAQLREDDIVEHFFVTTTHQWLLFFTNFGRVYRTKGYELPEGSRDAKGQHVANMLAFQPNERIAQVLALRDYEQADYLVLATKRGLVKKTRLQDYDSPRSGGIIAINLREDKTGVSDEVVAARLIDASDDLILVSRKGQSVRFTAWDESLRPMGRATSGVTGMKFRGSDELLAMDVVTEGSDVFVVTEGGYAKRTPVDQYRLQGRGGLGVKVAKLAAERGDLVGALITGVGDEVMVIMEAGKVVRSRVDEVPAKGRDTMGVVFAKPDPGDRIIGLARNAEGTTSDDDEGEDGGQDSVVEAVQSGTVGGMISQSDNGGVG